CAGTATGGGATTCTCTGCCCAGGCCTCACCTCCAAATACCGCCTGGACACAGGTACCCCCTGCAGATCTGTGCTGCACAAAGTGCAGGGTTCCACGAAGCCCTGGCAGCTCCCTCAAATCCTGTCCCCACATCTGGGGCAATGGAATTGCCCTTGTTCTATGCTTGTTGGGAgtgtggggagcaggactggCCCCTAAGTGCATGGACTGAAATCATTTTGAAATCATTTTAACGTTCCATAATTATTGTGTTGCACCCAACCACAGAGAGCATAAAACATAGATTTCTACTGGCATTTGTGAATCCAGTCTTCAGATGTGGCTGcctcaggattggggcctaaattcaGGTATCAGCAGCTACCTGCTTCTCTAGAGGCACCTAGGGTTGGATTTAAGTGGCTAAAACaggaatgtaggtgcctaaatagtgATTTCTGCAATCAAGTTTGAAAATAGGGCCCATCTTGTTATCCAAGATAACAGTCTCAAATCCAGGTCCTGCTCAATTCCACCCATTGTATGGCACTGTAAGCCAGCCATTCATACCatattccaggggtcggcaacgtttggcacgcggctcgccagcgTAAGCACCCTAGCGAGCCGGGCCaatttatttatctgctgacgcggcaggttcggccgatcacggcccccactcgctgtcattggccaatgggggcggcgggaagcagcgcgggcgagggatgtgctggccgtggtttcctgccgcccccattggcctgggacggcgaaccacggccagtgggggctgcgatcgaccgaacctgccgcgtcagcaggtaaataaactggcccggcccgctagggtgcttaccctggcgagccgggtgccaaacgttgccgacccctgccatatTCCTTAAATCAACTCCTTTCCCCGGGCACAGCATTTCCAACTCGTTCCCAGCACTTGCaggctcctcttcccccagtggCCCCCTCTTCCCCTAATTTAAATCAACCTTCAAATGAAAGCTAAAGTCAACTTGTTTTAATGACCACATCCGTTTGTTTATcgtgtttttaaataatttccttcTGGAAACGAAGCCTCCCTCAGAGAATAAATCACCTTGTAGAAATAGGGTACAACCCCACAAATCAGGGCATCtacttgggggggggtgggggagggtacaCAATGAGAGTACTTGTTTTCTTGGAAAGTTTGCAGCTAGAAACTGCTCGGGGCACTCCTCCAAGACCTTTCTTTCCCCCTGTAGCAGCTGCCATTTGATCCCATGCTTTGGCTTTGAATGGAGCGCCCTGAGAGAGCCAGATGTTGTGAACAAAGGTCTAAAAATAATCTGTCCAGTGATCATTCAAGGGGAATATGTGCCTCGTGGGAACACGAGATGGGAGAACCTGATCTATCTTTGAACAAGAAAGTTCAACAGCAACTCCTGGCTCCTGATTCTGGGCtcccaaactttttttgtttgtttgtttttttgcctccCAGAAGCTGCCCAGTAAAGAGCCGAGTTGCTTCAGCAGTcagctttctccctccctctgatTCGTCTGGCTCCTTGAAAGCTGGGATCCGTATTTTTTTATTTCTCATCAGGAGCATGGACTCCAGCAGCAATCGCCTGGTGCCCAAGCTGCATTTCTGCAAAAAGATCTTTGCTGCAGCCTTATGTGTCTCAATCTTACTCCCAGAATCGGGCTTTGCAAAGAATCTCTGGAAACGTGCTCTCCATCTGAAACTGGCAGAGAAGTATGATGTGAGTacctagctggggggggggggggggggcattgcatGTG
Above is a genomic segment from Chrysemys picta bellii isolate R12L10 chromosome 14, ASM1138683v2, whole genome shotgun sequence containing:
- the WFDC1 gene encoding WAP four-disulfide core domain protein 1 isoform X4 translates to MERPERARCCEQRSKNNLSSDHSRGICASWEHEMGEPDLSLNKKVQQQLLAPDSGLPNFFCLFVFLPPRSCPVKSRVASAVSFLPPSDSSGSLKAGIRIFLFLIRSMDSSSNRLVPKLHFCKKIFAAALCVSILLPESGFAKNLWKRALHLKLAEKYDDYEYPLHSHSAHYQKNDRCPPPPQTLPERACEVPSCRSDSECERHKRCCYNGCIYACLESVQPPPVLDWLVQPKPRWLGGNGWLLDGPEEVLQDGRNLRHKYYKEYFVGPNS
- the WFDC1 gene encoding WAP four-disulfide core domain protein 1 isoform X3, with amino-acid sequence MERPERARCCEQRSKNNLSSDHSRGICASWEHEMGEPDLSLNKKVQQQLLAPDSGLPNFFCLFVFLPPRSCPVKSRVASAVSFLPPSDSSGSLKAGIRIFLFLIRSMDSSSNRLVPKLHFCKKIFAAALCVSILLPESGFAKNLWKRALHLKLAEKYDDYEYPLHSHSAHYQKNDRCPPPPQTLPERACEVPSCRSDSECERHKRCCYNGCIYACLESVQPPPVLDWLVQPKPRWLGGNGWLLDGPEEVLQDGRNLRHKYYKEYFGSNSNNVLGYVKQQQKHLG